Part of the Mya arenaria isolate MELC-2E11 chromosome 8, ASM2691426v1 genome, TTATCTTTAATaacatgaaatatgtttttggcaacgtttatacatgttttagtgAAAAACTACATAATGTAAAACAAAGTTTACATGTTGGTTGACTCATGTTTCGAATATATTATGAGCAATCACAGACAACAAATCACCAAAGATAGTGCAATAAACAATATGTAACTCAGACCTGCATTCATATAAGCACTTTGTAAAATCATCCTTTTGAACCATAACAGTCTTTCATTTCGTACACAAGAGtgataatatcattattttataaaatcatcCTTCAAAATCATTACAGACTTTCATCTCATATACAAGAGTGATCATATCATTGTGATGTAGAATCATCCTTCGAAATCATAACAGTCTTAAAGCTATAACAAATGATATCACAATAATTCCCTAAAAAAGGGTCATAACAATAGTTCAATTCCAGAAAAAGCTTTCTTCTGAGACatcaataattaatacaaatcacAATAATTCATGAGTGAAAGTTtgaataattcagaaaaaaataaaaataaagtctTTCACTATTACTGTAATGcaatttttacaatacattgtaTTGCAGAAATATTATCCTAAAATTCTAAATTCAGAATCAATATTGAAAACTTTCACTCACACAAAATTCTACACGAAAGCCACCTATATGTGGAACGAAAcaaattgtaaaagaaaatattgtaaaaaattgTTTACCATGAATAAGTAGTAATTTGGTTTCTTTTTACCAgacaaacattaataaaaagataaatgcttcacaaaatctttcaatattttcttacaATACCGGTAatcattaattatattcaatgtaaataataatctATATGCCATTTTTTTAGAAGAGGACCCATAAGCTAGATCCCCCCCCCACCGATATGTCAACAAATGAACCAAAGCATACATAGTATACAGGTATGTACTCTAAATCATACAAAGTGTCCAATACAACTGAACAAATTACACATACAATTTGTATTACAAATAatcacaaattaaaaataattttgggtGCAAACTTACacacaaacaataaattaacTCATCTAGTTAATCACAACAGCACCTATATGACGTAAACACAAAATCAAGACACAACAGATTTCTGTGACTGAATATAGATTGACGATCGTAGGTACTTTTAAGATTATTTGTTTGTAGGAAACACATTTCACACCATGCCAAAAACTGCCCTATTGGAAACTCATATCAGAAAACCTATTTCTGCTTTACATGGTTGAAATACACATGTCTGTTTGCTAggaaaaaacatcaacatttaaaataaaaaaaatctattttagTAAGGGCAATAAGACTTAGTATGTAATACAACACTAATACAATCAACACTCCAAATGAGTCATTATTGATAGTGTACCCCTATTAGGTCCCTTTCTGCAGTCATTTTTCAGACATTGAAGTAAAACGGAAAAGGCAAACAAgtcaatacaaacaatatgaattattattataggAAAAGTGTAATACATTcatgtgaaaaatattaaattcatcatAAGTGGaactaaggcctaaaaaaaaaatacatttggttcgggttacccgaccctacctacggaataggcgccgaccctaacgtttttatagtcagttagaaaaaaaaaatgaaaaactaaaaaaaaaaaaaaaaaaaaaaaaaatttttttttttttgcttttcaatatgtagtttaaaaccgtaattgcttatatagaagataactttaacaccattctccaatgatgaaaatgacattcttatataaagcctaataaaaaaaaaaaattaaaaaaatttaaaagccgacctaccctacctatttttgaaaaggatgtaaccctaaccaaacaatttttttttttaggcctaacttAGCCCgttaaattatatatcaatgaCTAAACAAATCCATACAATAAGGAATCAAGGCTTTACAGGTAATACAACTAATATGCACTAACACTCCAAACACATCCAATGGAATTCATACAGTTGAactatacatataaacatttataggTTAACACAGTTGCTAGACATCAATACCAAAAAGTCAGTATCTATACTTTAACTATCAGCCAGTCATATTTCATAAAGCATAACAAATTCTTAACGCTGGGTGTCCAAGCTCTTAGGTCTATAAACTGGAGCCGAAGATTTGGGCAGTGGAGGTAAACCTCTGATTATATCAGCCGATTTCTCAGCAACCATGATTGTTGGACCATTCAGATTCCCACTGACAACACTTGGCATTATCGATGCATCCACAACTCTGAGGCCCTCAATTCCAATAACTTTTGTATCTCGATTGACGACTGCCATTGGATCTTTTTCATCACCCATTTTGCATGTGCATGATGGATGGTAAGAGCTGTCTCCTTGGTTACGGACAAATTCATCAATTTCGGCATCTGTCTTAATTGATGCTCCAGGTTGGATCTCTTCTCCTCGAAATTCATCAAAAGCTTTCTGTgcaattatctcccttgaaaGCCTCACAGCTGCTCGAAACTCTTTCCAATCATCCTCATGTGACATATAATTAGCGACAAGCTTGGGATGCTCTCGAGGGTTAGCGGATTTCAATGTCAAGTGCCCCCTGCTCTTCGATCTCATTGGTCCAATGTGGAATTGGAATGCATGACAATCACCATTTTTTCTTCCATGGTCATTAACAACAGAAGGCAGAAAATGGATTTGCAAATCAGGATGTTCAACACCAGCTTGACTGCGAAGAAATCCGCCAGACTCTAAATGGGTCGTAGCTCCCCAACCTTTCTGTGTGAGAATCCACTGCAGGCCGATTTTCACCATATTGTGTGGAAACTTCCACTGTGCTGTGTACAGTGTAATCGGcttcaaacatttatactgtacatATACCTCCAGATGATCTTGTAAATTTCCCCCCACTCCTGGTAAATTGGCTACCACAGGGATGTCAAACTTTCGTAGATCATCTGCATTTCCAATTCCTGACAACATCAAAAGCTGTGGTGAATTAATCGCTCCACCACTTAAAATCACCTCCTTGTTCGCAAGGGCTTTTTTCTTTGTACCATTCTCTTCATATTCAATACCCACAGCTCGATCCTTATCAAACAGAACTTTTGTTGTCAGGACTTTGTTTTTCGTCTCAAGATTTTGGCGCGTTTTACGAATTGGATGTAGATATGCTGCAGCCGCGCTCCAGCGCATACCTTTGCGTATGGTCATGTCCATCAGGCCGACCCCTTCTTGCTGATAACCATTCATATCATCTGTTAAAGGATATCCCGCCTGCATGCCTGCGTCAATAAACGCCTGGTGGAGGGGATTGTTAGTTATACCTCGGGACACGTGAAGTGGACCGCTCCCTCCTCGATAATCATCTTCACCTAACTCATGTGTCTGCGCCTTCTTAAAATACGGAAGACAATCAGCATAGGACCAATTCGCAGCACCCTCACTTTCCCAGCGATCATAATCTAGAGCGTTTCCTCGTATGTAAACCATGGCGTTAAGGGAAGAAGATCCACCCCAAACTCTTCCTCTTGGCCAGTACATTACTCTGTTATTCATATTTGGTTCAGGCTCTGTATGGTAGTACCAGTTGTACTTATCATCACACAGGTTGTACATGAGTGCAGCCGGCATCCATATTTTCCATGAGAAATCTTTTGGCCCAGCTTCCATCAGTAGAACTTTATCTTGACCGCTCTCTGTTAAACGATTTGCTAGAACACACCCTGCTGATCCCGCCCCTACAATAATGTAATCATAACTGGGGGTTGGCTCTGATGTTTCTGCTCGTGTTCTACTGGTGGTACTGAAGTTTCTTGTCTGAATGGGTAGATAGCAGGACAATAATCTTGATCGAAAAGATTGTGATTCTGTACAATAGCCTCTTACGAACACTGTCCGATGGCTGGAATCAGAAGAACTCGGAGCATTACTGCTAGGAGACATATCAAAGTCAAATAAATGGTCCTGGACATTGCCAACAGATGGCACTGCGATATCAGCATGCTTTTCCAGCAGTTTTTGTTCCCCAACTCCGTTTAACACAGCAATCTTTCTAAGTACTCCTGCCCTTTTAGCCATTAAGAGGTCAGAAAATGAATCACCTACAACCACTGTTTGAAGTGGGTCCACTTTGAACTGGCTCATTATAAGCTTTGGATTGTGGGGAGATGGTTTAGGCAGCGAAAATGGATCATCTCCACAGATCatcatgtcaatatatttcaacaatccTAAAGACTCGAGATCCGCGAGAGCAGATTCCCTCTGGTCGCCAGTGTTTATagcaattttaacattgttctgtTTCAGTACTTTGAATAGTTGCTTAGCTCCTTTACAACTTGATTCTGTGTCTCCTTCGAGCAGATGCTTGCATTCCGTCCAAAGTTGGTTAACCAACAATATTGCTTCCTCGTATGACAGGCCGTGATTTAGGAGAATTTCGGCAAGTTTTGACTTGACTTGTATTGTCGTTCCGTCCGCCAGAATGCCCGATTTCAGTTTCTGAGAGTGGATACAAACACCGAGAGTTTCATGGATGTCCTCAGAGAGTTTCAAACCCGTGATCTGCTCCAACCTGGAACAGGAATACAGAATGTGATACACAACTATGTTACAGCAGCAGAGgtgaaacaacaacaaacacggCCAAATTTCAAACCTAACTTTTTTCCATGCCCATTAAACATAGTATTAAATTTCTATTTgaacaaaagtatatttttccaaatttttaGAAATTTGTCTCCCAAACacttacaataataaaaaataagaaagaataAACATCATTGAGTCATTTTGCTGATGTTATAGTTGTGTTTGTGTCTTATTTTATGCATccattactttaaaaaaatgagcatGAAGTATTTACACCAACCGAATCAATGTAATCCTGCAGAATAAGCtgcatttttaaatcttttCAGTAATGTTCAGGATACATTATCAGAGGAAATACCCACAAGTTTTCAAAAGATGTGTCCTAAAAATTTAAAGCTTACATATTTACCTATTACAGAAAGTGTTGGCCCACTGTAGATATCGGCGATGTGTATTCATCAGGGTGCCATGGAGGTCAAAAATCACCAGCTTGACATCATCCTTCACCTTGACCGCTGGGCTGGACACATGGTTATCTTCCATGTCATGCGGTTCAACCATTATCCTTTCAGCTGAGctacgaaaaaaaaaaaagagtaaaaggTGCTGCATCTTTTTCTGAGAGCgtaaatttgatatataaacatatttttttacaatatgtaAAATAGGAGTAATGTTAGGCTTCCCCAGAACctttaattttgaattgtacTTGGTTGTGAAGTTATTATAGTGTGGAGTTcctataattattaaatgatatcaGGAAGAAAATCCCTGAACGCAATGGTTTTGTGAAGCTTTGGAGAGCAGATACAATTCTGATGGTATATCTTAAAGCCAATAAATGAGTTCACAAAGTTGTCACAAACCTCAATTAAGTAATCCAAAACAGGTATATTAAACGAGAGTACTGtaacaatgttaaaaacaatcattgaaGGCTAGTTTATTCAGGCATGTACGACCAACAAAAAACAAGGATACTAAGTTGACTCCCTACCTGTACTTATAATATTGCTGCCATTCTGTTCCTGGCAGAATTAACGGCAGCAGGTCCTTAACGCTGTGTATCACATGATCTGCCTCTGCTTGTAGATCGAGGCTATTCCCAACACCGCTAAGAACACCGATATTCCAACCCATTTTTGCCGCCCGACCCATTCCGACATCAGCTTTTGTATCTCCGACCATGACAGCTTCTGACGGATCGATGCCAAGTTGTGAGCAGATTTTGTATGCAGAATATGGATTTGGTTTAGGTACCACATCCGGATCATCACCACAGACAACCAAATCTATATATTTCTCAAGATTCAATGCTCTCAATGTCTCTAATGTACCTAATCTAGAATCTGACGTTGACAAAGCAATTTTTACGTcgtttttcttcaatattttaaacagcaGTGCAATATTTGCTAACGACTTCAAGGTGTCCGTACTTGTAGAATCACCCTCTTCCCATACATCTTTTATAATCTTAAGAGCTTCTGACGTCTGGTATCCTTTAGTTTCAAGTAACTTTGTCAACTCATTCTGAATAATGGGCTTGGTTGATTCCGCCAGAAGTCCTGGATTAAATTTCTTACTAATTTGGCAGTATCCAAGTAACTCCGAAATTTCTGCATCTAGGTTCAGGCCTGTTGCATTGTTAAGcctgaaaaatataatgatcagtttataagaaaataatagcACAAAATGAAGGTTAAATAATCAACATTGAGAGGTGCTTGCAAGACtgtagtaaataaataataatacttgAATGTATAGAAGCACTTACTACAGTTTTGCACATACTTATATGTGAatcagtatacatgtacatgtacttcagaCAAACAACCCCAGACAAACAATGCATTGCTACAGTATACAGAACATTTGACGCTGTGTTTAATTGAATCCCTGACTAAATAGAGTTAAGTTTAACAATGCTATATTAACATGGTGCAACCTGTCAGTCAAAACAGCTGATTGATATTGGACTAACCAATCAGCATCAAGATATGGTAAAGCTTGTCAGTTGCCTGTTGCCTCGAACAAATGGCTCTTGTCATCATTGGTGTAATACactgttttttatgtttattctgATAAACTGTGGCATAATAagacagagagagagagtaCCCTTTGTTACTGAGAGAGAGTTTAGACAAGTAAGAAACGctggtatacatatatttttcctATGTTGAT contains:
- the LOC128242779 gene encoding uncharacterized protein LOC128242779, coding for MFHKIIGPTLRQGVRLLERGPLGIPCCANAAFNKTLPRCYTSTTDRLEQKAKLVKQATVNSVRTRQTVCNTKKPSLVIFDKDGTLICFHSMWLPWLQKFTVKLNNATGLNLDAEISELLGYCQISKKFNPGLLAESTKPIIQNELTKLLETKGYQTSEALKIIKDVWEEGDSTSTDTLKSLANIALLFKILKKNDVKIALSTSDSRLGTLETLRALNLEKYIDLVVCGDDPDVVPKPNPYSAYKICSQLGIDPSEAVMVGDTKADVGMGRAAKMGWNIGVLSGVGNSLDLQAEADHVIHSVKDLLPLILPGTEWQQYYKYSSAERIMVEPHDMEDNHVSSPAVKVKDDVKLVIFDLHGTLMNTHRRYLQWANTFCNRLEQITGLKLSEDIHETLGVCIHSQKLKSGILADGTTIQVKSKLAEILLNHGLSYEEAILLVNQLWTECKHLLEGDTESSCKGAKQLFKVLKQNNVKIAINTGDQRESALADLESLGLLKYIDMMICGDDPFSLPKPSPHNPKLIMSQFKVDPLQTVVVGDSFSDLLMAKRAGVLRKIAVLNGVGEQKLLEKHADIAVPSVGNVQDHLFDFDMSPSSNAPSSSDSSHRTVFVRGYCTESQSFRSRLLSCYLPIQTRNFSTTSRTRAETSEPTPSYDYIIVGAGSAGCVLANRLTESGQDKVLLMEAGPKDFSWKIWMPAALMYNLCDDKYNWYYHTEPEPNMNNRVMYWPRGRVWGGSSSLNAMVYIRGNALDYDRWESEGAANWSYADCLPYFKKAQTHELGEDDYRGGSGPLHVSRGITNNPLHQAFIDAGMQAGYPLTDDMNGYQQEGVGLMDMTIRKGMRWSAAAAYLHPIRKTRQNLETKNKVLTTKVLFDKDRAVGIEYEENGTKKKALANKEVILSGGAINSPQLLMLSGIGNADDLRKFDIPVVANLPGVGGNLQDHLEVYVQYKCLKPITLYTAQWKFPHNMVKIGLQWILTQKGWGATTHLESGGFLRSQAGVEHPDLQIHFLPSVVNDHGRKNGDCHAFQFHIGPMRSKSRGHLTLKSANPREHPKLVANYMSHEDDWKEFRAAVRLSREIIAQKAFDEFRGEEIQPGASIKTDAEIDEFVRNQGDSSYHPSCTCKMGDEKDPMAVVNRDTKVIGIEGLRVVDASIMPSVVSGNLNGPTIMVAEKSADIIRGLPPLPKSSAPVYRPKSLDTQR